A genome region from Synergistaceae bacterium includes the following:
- the thrC gene encoding threonine synthase produces the protein MGLLARYAKLFPLTAATPAVNLEEGNTPLIYLPRVSEELEIELWGKFEGCNPSGSFKDRGMVLAVAKALEEGARALVCASTGNTSASAAAYAAAVGIPCFVLLPAGKVALGKLAQALMYGATVIAVNGNFDKALELARQAAESRGYAMVNSVNPYRLRGQRSGAWEICEALKDAPDWHSIPVGNAGNISAYWAGYLEYRQLGYITKTPRMMGFQAEGASPLVTNKPCPNPETVATAIRIGNPVSAKPARAAVAESNGEFNSVTDQEILSAQRLLASKGGVFAEPASCAPLAGLLKLKASGRLPRGIKVVMVLTGNGLKDPDTAMTQVGRPIEIGDDLNELLSVLEKQAGS, from the coding sequence ATGGGATTACTTGCGCGTTACGCGAAACTTTTCCCCCTGACGGCGGCGACACCGGCGGTGAACTTGGAGGAAGGCAACACGCCTCTTATCTACCTACCACGTGTCAGTGAGGAACTGGAAATCGAGCTATGGGGAAAATTCGAGGGTTGCAATCCATCGGGGTCCTTTAAAGACCGTGGCATGGTCCTGGCCGTGGCCAAAGCGTTGGAAGAGGGAGCCCGGGCGCTGGTCTGCGCTTCCACAGGGAATACATCCGCGTCTGCGGCCGCTTACGCCGCCGCCGTGGGCATTCCCTGTTTTGTGCTTCTCCCCGCGGGAAAAGTCGCCCTGGGGAAGCTGGCTCAGGCCCTGATGTACGGAGCCACGGTCATCGCGGTCAATGGGAATTTCGACAAAGCCTTGGAGCTGGCCCGTCAGGCGGCAGAGAGCCGCGGGTACGCTATGGTAAACTCCGTCAACCCCTACCGTCTTCGAGGCCAGAGAAGCGGCGCGTGGGAAATATGCGAGGCTTTAAAAGACGCTCCTGACTGGCACTCCATCCCCGTGGGCAATGCTGGAAACATCAGCGCCTACTGGGCGGGCTACCTGGAGTACCGTCAACTGGGATATATCACAAAAACCCCTCGCATGATGGGCTTTCAGGCGGAGGGAGCCTCTCCTCTGGTTACGAACAAACCCTGTCCCAACCCTGAGACCGTCGCGACCGCCATCCGTATCGGCAACCCGGTCAGCGCCAAGCCGGCCCGCGCCGCGGTGGCTGAATCCAATGGCGAGTTCAACTCCGTCACCGACCAGGAAATCTTGAGCGCCCAGCGCCTTTTAGCGTCGAAGGGCGGGGTTTTCGCCGAACCGGCATCATGCGCGCCTCTGGCAGGACTCCTGAAGCTCAAGGCGTCGGGTCGGTTACCCAGGGGGATCAAAGTAGTGATGGTCCTTACGGGGAACGGTCTCAAGGACCCGGATACGGCCATGACTCAGGTAGGACGTCCCATTGAGATCGGGGACGACTTGAACGAATTGCTGTCGGTTTTGGAAAAACAGGCGGGGTCCTGA
- the thrB gene encoding homoserine kinase — protein MRDPLISVRVPATSANLGSGFDTLGMALSLYNVFNVRGLLSQGRFACDVIGEGTGILSDAGDNMVIQSYLRACETWGMIPQGFELECHNVIPLCRGLGSSSTAVVAGVVLANALARRDTPEAELLRVMTSIEGHPDNVAPCYLGGMTVSCWDGKELRYVKLPPLPEDMHVVAAVPDVQVKTSDARKALPQEVRFGDAVFNLGRVALLCAAWATSRWEHLTWGMDDRLHQPYRSRLFPGGEVIMDRVRSISGCLGVAISGSGPTVVALIRGKPGQAASEMCRTFSEHGVASQFFVLEGTAEGTRLTISKTFSKTLLDIV, from the coding sequence ATGCGCGATCCTTTGATTTCCGTGCGAGTTCCCGCCACCAGCGCGAATCTGGGGTCGGGCTTCGACACCTTGGGTATGGCCCTTTCCCTTTACAACGTCTTCAACGTCAGGGGACTTCTGTCTCAGGGACGCTTTGCCTGCGACGTGATCGGCGAGGGCACGGGGATCCTCTCGGACGCGGGGGATAACATGGTGATTCAAAGTTACCTTCGGGCCTGCGAGACCTGGGGAATGATTCCTCAGGGATTCGAGCTGGAGTGCCACAACGTCATCCCCTTGTGCCGAGGATTGGGAAGCTCTTCCACGGCTGTGGTGGCGGGTGTCGTTTTGGCAAACGCCCTAGCCAGGCGCGATACGCCTGAGGCGGAACTGTTGCGGGTCATGACCTCCATTGAGGGACACCCCGATAACGTGGCGCCCTGCTATCTGGGAGGAATGACGGTCAGTTGCTGGGATGGGAAGGAACTGCGCTACGTAAAACTTCCGCCACTACCTGAGGACATGCACGTCGTCGCCGCCGTCCCTGATGTACAGGTGAAGACCAGTGACGCGCGCAAAGCTCTTCCCCAGGAAGTGCGGTTCGGCGACGCGGTCTTCAACTTGGGGCGTGTCGCTCTTCTCTGCGCCGCCTGGGCCACATCCCGGTGGGAACACCTGACCTGGGGCATGGACGACAGGTTACATCAACCTTACAGATCTCGGCTTTTTCCGGGGGGCGAGGTCATCATGGATCGGGTGAGGAGCATTTCCGGTTGCCTGGGAGTCGCCATCAGCGGGTCTGGCCCCACCGTGGTCGCGTTGATTCGGGGAAAGCCTGGCCAAGCGGCGTCCGAGATGTGCCGAACATTCTCCGAACATGGGGTCGCCTCTCAGTTTTTCGTCCTAGAGGGCACGGCCGAAGGAACACGATTGACCATTTCTAAAACTTTTTCTAAAACTTTGCTTGATATTGTATAA
- a CDS encoding PTS sugar transporter subunit IIC, with protein MAVFNFMDAGPYTVFLKKQGIEFTWRRIGIDALGAMAHGLFASLLIGTIMNTLGTQLSISFLNQIGGFATAGTGAAMALSIGFALQTPPFVLYSLVAVGQAANSLGGSGGPLAVYFITLIAVFAGKLVSKITPVDLIVSPFVTISVGISAAYLLAPPIGKIASSFGIAIMWATEMQPFIMGILISGIVGIILTLPISSAAICAALGLVGLAGGAAVAGCCAHMVGFAVASWRENKIGGLLAQGLGTSMLQIPNLMKKPVLWLPAIAASLVNGPVASVIFKLKQNGPPIASGMGTSGMVGPIGVISGWFTPSEAAAAIGEVTILPSYFDWLGLLMIAIVIPAVVAWLVSEWMRKRGIIKNRDLWIEC; from the coding sequence ATGGCAGTATTCAATTTTATGGATGCTGGGCCATATACTGTTTTTCTCAAAAAGCAAGGCATTGAGTTCACTTGGCGAAGGATCGGCATCGACGCCCTGGGCGCTATGGCCCATGGACTTTTCGCATCGCTGCTTATCGGCACGATTATGAACACGTTAGGCACCCAACTTAGCATCTCTTTTCTTAATCAAATAGGCGGATTCGCCACCGCTGGTACAGGCGCTGCAATGGCGCTTTCCATCGGTTTCGCGCTGCAAACTCCGCCTTTCGTGCTCTATTCACTGGTGGCGGTAGGCCAAGCCGCAAATTCCCTGGGAGGTTCTGGCGGCCCACTGGCGGTGTACTTTATCACCTTGATTGCGGTATTCGCCGGTAAGCTGGTTTCCAAAATCACACCGGTGGACTTGATAGTCTCGCCTTTTGTCACCATCTCGGTTGGCATTTCCGCCGCTTATTTGTTAGCCCCTCCCATCGGCAAGATTGCTTCTTCGTTTGGAATCGCCATCATGTGGGCTACGGAAATGCAGCCGTTCATCATGGGTATTTTGATTTCGGGAATAGTCGGTATTATCCTCACCTTGCCTATCAGCTCGGCGGCGATATGCGCCGCGCTCGGTCTGGTCGGCCTGGCAGGCGGAGCGGCCGTTGCCGGATGTTGTGCCCATATGGTGGGCTTCGCGGTCGCCTCTTGGCGGGAAAACAAAATCGGCGGACTCCTGGCGCAAGGACTGGGCACATCCATGCTGCAAATTCCCAATTTAATGAAAAAACCCGTCTTATGGCTGCCTGCCATCGCGGCTTCGCTGGTAAACGGTCCGGTAGCAAGCGTTATTTTCAAGTTAAAACAAAACGGCCCGCCCATCGCGTCCGGTATGGGCACTTCAGGCATGGTAGGTCCCATCGGCGTGATCTCCGGCTGGTTCACTCCTTCAGAAGCGGCCGCGGCCATAGGAGAAGTGACCATACTTCCCTCTTATTTCGACTGGCTGGGTTTGCTGATGATAGCTATCGTCATTCCTGCTGTCGTAGCCTGGCTCGTCTCGGAATGGATGCGCAAACGCGGGATTATAAAAAATAGGGATTTGTGGATCGAGTGCTGA
- a CDS encoding methylenetetrahydrofolate reductase — MKINSILKKRRTLSFEIFPPKPEHDEDLSGIRKTLAAFTAQSPDFVSVTYGAGGHNRPRALEIAEIVLKLKMTPLSHLTAVGYTKEDARRITAALADSGVENILALRGDVPPQIKFPQAPWVDFHYALDLVEFVTSKNFCLGGAAYPEKHPESPDMAWDIEVIMRKERAGVNFFITQLFFDNDLFFKFRDRCRAAGSRAPIIAGIMPVFKAQQIRRIVEISDCSVPPALQAILERHANDNKAMEDAGSDYAASQIAELWREGVDGVHLYTMNKSRQVLDIVERSGVRSAEKENVLKENSSEKF, encoded by the coding sequence ATGAAAATCAATTCGATACTGAAGAAACGACGCACTCTTTCTTTCGAAATATTTCCCCCAAAACCGGAACATGATGAAGACCTGTCGGGTATCCGCAAGACTCTGGCAGCGTTTACCGCTCAATCTCCTGATTTCGTCTCCGTGACTTATGGCGCGGGAGGACACAACCGTCCAAGAGCGTTGGAGATCGCGGAAATCGTTCTGAAGCTGAAGATGACGCCCCTTTCACACCTGACGGCTGTGGGGTACACGAAGGAAGACGCGAGACGGATTACGGCCGCTTTAGCGGATTCGGGAGTCGAAAATATCTTGGCACTTCGAGGCGACGTGCCACCTCAGATAAAGTTCCCCCAAGCTCCTTGGGTCGATTTCCACTACGCCCTAGATCTGGTGGAGTTCGTGACCTCTAAAAACTTTTGTTTGGGAGGCGCGGCCTATCCAGAAAAGCACCCGGAAAGTCCAGATATGGCGTGGGACATAGAGGTGATCATGCGCAAAGAACGCGCAGGTGTTAACTTCTTTATAACACAGCTCTTTTTCGATAACGATCTCTTCTTCAAGTTTCGCGACCGCTGTCGCGCCGCGGGAAGCCGGGCCCCTATCATCGCCGGTATCATGCCGGTCTTCAAGGCGCAGCAAATCCGCCGCATCGTGGAAATATCGGATTGCTCCGTGCCCCCCGCGCTCCAGGCGATTCTCGAACGGCACGCCAATGACAACAAAGCGATGGAGGACGCGGGGTCTGACTACGCGGCCTCACAGATTGCGGAACTCTGGCGAGAGGGCGTAGACGGCGTGCACCTTTATACCATGAACAAGTCGCGTCAAGTCCTGGATATCGTGGAACGGAGCGGTGTACGGAGCGCCGAAAAGGAAAATGTCTTAAAAGAGAACTCTTCAGAGAAATTTTGA